In Oncorhynchus keta strain PuntledgeMale-10-30-2019 chromosome 19, Oket_V2, whole genome shotgun sequence, a single genomic region encodes these proteins:
- the LOC127909542 gene encoding helicase SRCAP-like isoform X32, translated as MNKRTMWDSDIMDPKYHLHYPPVCLSFFLPLLSPVLSPSSSLSFFLSSPLSYLPPPLFLPLLSPVLSPSSSLSSSPLPCPISFLLSLFLPLLTPVLPPLFLSSSPLPCPISFLLSFFLPLLTPVLPPLFLSSSPLPCPISFLLSFFLSSPLSYLLPPLFLPLLSPVLSPSSSLSFFLSSPLSYLLPPLFLPLLSPVLSPSSSLSFFLSSPLSYLLPPLFLSSSPRPCPISFLLSFFLSSPLSYLLPPLFLPLLAPVLSPSSSLSSSPRPCPISFLLSFFLSSPLSYLLPPLFLPLLAPVLSPSSFLFLPLLAPVLSPSSFLSSSPRPCPVSFLLSLSSSPRPCPISFLLSLSLPPILPPSLSLSLSS; from the exons AT GAACAAGAGGACGATGTGGGACTCTGACATCATGGATCCAAAATATCatctccactaccctcctgtctgtctttctttctttcttcctctcctctcccctgtcctgtctccttcctcctctctctctttcttcctctcctcgcccctgtcctatctccctcctcctctctttcttcctctcctctcccctgtcctatctccttcctcctctctttcttcctctcctctcccctgtcctatctccttcctcctctctctctttcttcctctcctcacccctgtccttcctcctctctttctttcttcctctcctctc ccctgtcctatctccttcctcctctctttctttcttcctctcctcacccctgtccttcctcctctctttctttcttcctctcctctcccctgtcctatctccttcctcctctctttcttcctctcctctcccctgtcctatctccttcctcctctctttcttcctctcctctcccctgtcctatctccttcctcctctctttctttcttcctctcctctcccctgtcctatctccttcctcctctctttcttcctctcctctcccctgtcctatctccttcctcctctctttctttcttcctctcctctcccctgtcctatctccttcctcctctctttctttcttcctcacCTCGCCCCTGTCctatctccttcctcctctctttcttcctctcctcgcccctgtcctatctccttcctcctctctttcttcctctc CTCGCCCCTGTCctatctccttcctcctctctttcttcctctc cTCGCCCCTGTCctatctccttcctcctctctttcttcctctcctcgcccctgtcctatctccttcctcctctctttcttcctctcctcgcccctgtcctatctccttcctcctttctctttcttcctctcctcgcccctgtcctatctccttcctcctttctttcttcctctcctcgcccctgtcctgtctccttcctcctttctctttcttcctctcctcgcccctgtcctatctccttcctcctctctctctcccttccccccattctccccccctccctctcgctttcCCTCTCGTCCTGA
- the LOC127909542 gene encoding proline-rich protein 36-like isoform X24: protein MNKRTMWDSDIMDPKYHLHYPPVCLSFFLPLLSPVLSPSSSLSFFLSSPLSYLPPPLFLPLLSPVLSPSSSLSSSPLPCPISFLLSLFLPLLTPVLPPLFLSSSPLPCPISFLLSFFLPLLTPVLPPLFLSSSPLPCPISFLLSFFLSSPLSYLLPPLFLPLLSPVLSPSSSLSFFLSSPLSYLLPPLFLPLLSPVLSPSSSLSFFLSSPLSYLLPPLFLSSSPRPCPISFLLSFFLSSPLSYLLPPLFLPLLAPVLSPSSSLSSSPRPCPISFLLSFFLSSPLSYLLPPFSFFLSSPLSYLLPPFFLPLLAPVLSPSSFLFLPLLAPVLSPSSSLSPFPPFSPPPSRFPSRPEQHALLWLVKRNQVRCFSEVWSPSTSYCVVNSVSRHTSTAGMKDSVRCYYCTTVVYCCCFCVRITSN, encoded by the exons AT GAACAAGAGGACGATGTGGGACTCTGACATCATGGATCCAAAATATCatctccactaccctcctgtctgtctttctttctttcttcctctcctctcccctgtcctgtctccttcctcctctctctctttcttcctctcctcgcccctgtcctatctccctcctcctctctttcttcctctcctctcccctgtcctatctccttcctcctctctttcttcctctcctctcccctgtcctatctccttcctcctctctctctttcttcctctcctcacccctgtccttcctcctctctttctttcttcctctcctctc ccctgtcctatctccttcctcctctctttctttcttcctctcctcacccctgtccttcctcctctctttctttcttcctctcctctcccctgtcctatctccttcctcctctctttcttcctctcctctcccctgtcctatctccttcctcctctctttcttcctctcctctcccctgtcctatctccttcctcctctctttctttcttcctctcctctcccctgtcctatctccttcctcctctctttcttcctctcctctcccctgtcctatctccttcctcctctctttctttcttcctctcctctcccctgtcctatctccttcctcctctctttctttcttcctcacCTCGCCCCTGTCctatctccttcctcctctctttcttcctctcctcgcccctgtcctatctccttcctcctctctttcttcctctc cTCGCCCCTGTCctatctccttcctcctctctttcttcctctcctcgcccctgtcctatctccttcctcctctctttcttcctctcctcgcccctgtcctatctccttcctcctttctctttcttcctctcctcgcccctgtcctatctccttcctcctttctttcttcctctcctcgcccctgtcctgtctccttcctcctttctctttcttcctctcctcgcccctgtcctatctccttcctcctctctctctcccttccccccattctccccccctccctctcgctttcCCTCTCGTCCTGAACAGCACGCCTTGCTGTGGCTGGTCAAACGGAACCAAGTCAGGTGTTTCAGTGAGGTTTGGTCCCCTTCAACCAGCTACTGCGTCGTGAACTCAGTCAGCAGACATACATCCACAGCGGGAATGAAAGACAGTGTACGctgctactactgtactactgtagtctactgctgCTGTTTTTGTGTCCGAATCACGTCAAATTAG
- the LOC127909542 gene encoding proline-rich protein 36-like isoform X36, translating to MNKRTMWDSDIMDPKYHLHYPPVCLSFFLPLLSPVLSPSSSLSFFLSSPLSYLPPPLFLPLLSPVLSPSSSLSSSPLPCPISFLLSLFLPLLTPVLPPLFLSSSPLPCPISFLLSFFLPLLTPVLPPLFLSSSPLPCPISFLLSFFLSSPLSYLLPPLFLPLLSPVLSPSSSLSFFLSSPLSYLLPPLFLPLLSPVLSPSSSLSFFLSSPLSYLLPPLFLPLLAPVLSPSSSLSSSPRPCPISFLLSFFLSSPLSYLLPPLFLPLLAPVLSPSSSLSPFPPFSPPPSRFPSRPEQHALLWLVKRNQVRCFSEVWSPSTSYCVVNSVSRHTSTAGMKDSVRCYYCTTVVYCCCFCVRITSN from the exons AT GAACAAGAGGACGATGTGGGACTCTGACATCATGGATCCAAAATATCatctccactaccctcctgtctgtctttctttctttcttcctctcctctcccctgtcctgtctccttcctcctctctctctttcttcctctcctcgcccctgtcctatctccctcctcctctctttcttcctctcctctcccctgtcctatctccttcctcctctctttcttcctctcctctcccctgtcctatctccttcctcctctctctctttcttcctctcctcacccctgtccttcctcctctctttctttcttcctctcctctc ccctgtcctatctccttcctcctctctttctttcttcctctcctcacccctgtccttcctcctctctttctttcttcctctcctctcccctgtcctatctccttcctcctctctttcttcctctcctctcccctgtcctatctccttcctcctctctttcttcctctcctctcccctgtcctatctccttcctcctctctttctttcttcctctcctctcccctgtcctatctccttcctcctctctttcttcctctcctctcccctgtcctatctccttcctcctctctttctttcttcctctc CTCGCCCCTGTCctatctccttcctcctctctttcttcctctcctcgcccctgtcctatctccttcctcctctctttcttcctctc cTCGCCCCTGTCctatctccttcctcctctctttcttcctctcctcgcccctgtcctatctccttcctcc tctctttcttcctctcctcgcccctgtcctatctccttcctcctctctctctcccttccccccattctccccccctccctctcgctttcCCTCTCGTCCTGAACAGCACGCCTTGCTGTGGCTGGTCAAACGGAACCAAGTCAGGTGTTTCAGTGAGGTTTGGTCCCCTTCAACCAGCTACTGCGTCGTGAACTCAGTCAGCAGACATACATCCACAGCGGGAATGAAAGACAGTGTACGctgctactactgtactactgtagtctactgctgCTGTTTTTGTGTCCGAATCACGTCAAATTAG
- the LOC127909542 gene encoding proline-rich protein 36-like isoform X14 has product MNKRTMWDSDIMDPKYHLHYPPVCLSFFLPLLSPVLSPSSSLSFFLSSPLSYLPPPLFLPLLSPVLSPSSSLSSSPLPCPISFLLSLFLPLLTPVLPPLFLSSSPLPCPISFLLSFFLPLLTPVLPPLFLSSSPLPCPISFLLSFFLSSPLSYLLPPLFLPLLAPVLSPSSSLSSSPRPCPISFLLSFFLSSPLSYLLPPLFLSSSPRPCPISFLLSFFLSSPLSYLLPPLFLPHLAPVLSPSSSLSSSPRPCPISLLLSFFLSSPLSYLLPPLFLPHLAPVLSPSSSLSSSPRPCPISFLLSFFLSSPLSYLLPPFSFFLSSPLSYLLPPFFLPLLAPVLSPSSFLFLPLLAPVLSPSSSLSPFPPFSPPPSRFPSRPEQHALLWLVKRNQVRCFSEVWSPSTSYCVVNSVSRHTSTAGMKDSVRCYYCTTVVYCCCFCVRITSN; this is encoded by the exons AT GAACAAGAGGACGATGTGGGACTCTGACATCATGGATCCAAAATATCatctccactaccctcctgtctgtctttctttctttcttcctctcctctcccctgtcctgtctccttcctcctctctctctttcttcctctcctcgcccctgtcctatctccctcctcctctctttcttcctctcctctcccctgtcctatctccttcctcctctctttcttcctctcctctcccctgtcctatctccttcctcctctctctctttcttcctctcctcacccctgtccttcctcctctctttctttcttcctctcctctc ccctgtcctatctccttcctcctctctttctttcttcctctcctcacccctgtccttcctcctctctttctttcttcctctcctctcccctgtcctatctccttcctcctctctttcttcctctcctctcccctgtcctatctccttcctcctctctttcttcctctc CTCGCCCCTGTCctatctccttcctcctctctttcttcctctcctcgcccctgtcctatctccttcctcctctctttcttcctctcctctcccctgtcctatctccttcctcctctctttctttcttcctcacCTCGCCCCTGTCctatctccttcctcctctctttcttcctctcctcgcccctgtcctatctccttcctcctctctttcttcctcaccTCGCCCCTGTCctatctccttcctcctctctttcttcctcaccTCGCCCCTGTcctatctccctcctcctctctttcttcctctcctcgcccctgtcctatctccttcctcctctctttcttcctcaccTCGCCCCTGTCctatctccttcctcctctctttcttcctctcctcgcccctgtcctatctccttcctcctctctttcttcctctcctcgcccctgtcctatctccttcctcctttctctttcttcctctcctcgcccctgtcctatctccttcctcctttctttcttcctctcctcgcccctgtcctgtctccttcctcctttctctttcttcctctcctcgcccctgtcctatctccttcctcctctctctctcccttccccccattctccccccctccctctcgctttcCCTCTCGTCCTGAACAGCACGCCTTGCTGTGGCTGGTCAAACGGAACCAAGTCAGGTGTTTCAGTGAGGTTTGGTCCCCTTCAACCAGCTACTGCGTCGTGAACTCAGTCAGCAGACATACATCCACAGCGGGAATGAAAGACAGTGTACGctgctactactgtactactgtagtctactgctgCTGTTTTTGTGTCCGAATCACGTCAAATTAG
- the LOC127909542 gene encoding helicase SRCAP-like isoform X31 yields MNKRTMWDSDIMDPKYHLHYPPVCLSFFLPLLSPVLSPSSSLSFFLSSPLSYLPPPLFLPLLSPVLSPSSSLSSSPLPCPISFLLSLFLPLLTPVLPPLFLSSSPLPCPISFLLSFFLPLLTPVLPPLFLSSSPLPCPISFLLSFFLSSPLSYLLPPLFLPLLAPVLSPSSSLSSSPRPCPISFLLSFFLTSPLSYLLPPLFLPHLAPVLSPSSSLSSSPRPCPISFLLSFFLSSPLSYLLPPFSFFLSSPLSYLLPPFFLPLLAPVLSPSSFLFLPLLAPVLSPSSSLSPFPPFSPPPSRFPSRPEQHALLWLVKRNQVRCFSEVWSPSTSYCVVNSVSRHTSTAGMKDSVRCYYCTTVVYCCCFCVRITSN; encoded by the exons AT GAACAAGAGGACGATGTGGGACTCTGACATCATGGATCCAAAATATCatctccactaccctcctgtctgtctttctttctttcttcctctcctctcccctgtcctgtctccttcctcctctctctctttcttcctctcctcgcccctgtcctatctccctcctcctctctttcttcctctcctctcccctgtcctatctccttcctcctctctttcttcctctcctctcccctgtcctatctccttcctcctctctctctttcttcctctcctcacccctgtccttcctcctctctttctttcttcctctcctctc ccctgtcctatctccttcctcctctctttctttcttcctctcctcacccctgtccttcctcctctctttctttcttcctctcctctcccctgtcctatctccttcctcctctctttcttcctctcctctcccctgtcctatctccttcctcctctctttcttcctctc CTCGCCCCTGTCctatctccttcctcctctctttcttcctctcctcgcccctgtcctatctccttcctcctctctttcttcctcaccTCGCCCCTGTCctatctccttcctcctctctttcttcctcac cTCGCCCCTGTCctatctccttcctcctctctttcttcctctcctcgcccctgtcctatctccttcctcctctctttcttcctctcctcgcccctgtcctatctccttcctcctttctctttcttcctctcctcgcccctgtcctatctccttcctcctttctttcttcctctcctcgcccctgtcctgtctccttcctcctttctctttcttcctctcctcgcccctgtcctatctccttcctcctctctctctcccttccccccattctccccccctccctctcgctttcCCTCTCGTCCTGAACAGCACGCCTTGCTGTGGCTGGTCAAACGGAACCAAGTCAGGTGTTTCAGTGAGGTTTGGTCCCCTTCAACCAGCTACTGCGTCGTGAACTCAGTCAGCAGACATACATCCACAGCGGGAATGAAAGACAGTGTACGctgctactactgtactactgtagtctactgctgCTGTTTTTGTGTCCGAATCACGTCAAATTAG
- the LOC127909542 gene encoding proline-rich protein 36-like isoform X43 codes for MNKRTMWDSDIMDPKYHLHYPPVCLSFFLPLLSPVLSPSSSLSFFLSSPLSYLPPPLFLPLLSPVLSPSSSLSSSPRPCPISFLLSFFLSSPLSYLLPPLFLPHLAPVLSPSSSLSSSPRPCPISLLLSFFLSSPLSYLLPPLFLPHLAPVLSPSSSLSSSPRPCPISFLLSFFLSSPLSYLLPPFSFFLSSPLSYLLPPFFLPLLAPVLSPSSFLFLPLLAPVLSPSSSLSPFPPFSPPPSRFPSRPEQHALLWLVKRNQVRCFSEVWSPSTSYCVVNSVSRHTSTAGMKDSVRCYYCTTVVYCCCFCVRITSN; via the exons AT GAACAAGAGGACGATGTGGGACTCTGACATCATGGATCCAAAATATCatctccactaccctcctgtctgtctttctttctttcttcctctcctctcccctgtcctgtctccttcctcctctctctctttcttcctctcctcgcccctgtcctatctccctcctcctctctttcttcctctcctctcccctgtcctatctccttcctcctctctttcttcctctc CTCGCCCCTGTCctatctccttcctcctctctttcttcctctcctcgcccctgtcctatctccttcctcctctctttcttcctcaccTCGCCCCTGTCctatctccttcctcctctctttcttcctcaccTCGCCCCTGTcctatctccctcctcctctctttcttcctctcctcgcccctgtcctatctccttcctcctctctttcttcctcaccTCGCCCCTGTCctatctccttcctcctctctttcttcctctcctcgcccctgtcctatctccttcctcctctctttcttcctctcctcgcccctgtcctatctccttcctcctttctctttcttcctctcctcgcccctgtcctatctccttcctcctttctttcttcctctcctcgcccctgtcctgtctccttcctcctttctctttcttcctctcctcgcccctgtcctatctccttcctcctctctctctcccttccccccattctccccccctccctctcgctttcCCTCTCGTCCTGAACAGCACGCCTTGCTGTGGCTGGTCAAACGGAACCAAGTCAGGTGTTTCAGTGAGGTTTGGTCCCCTTCAACCAGCTACTGCGTCGTGAACTCAGTCAGCAGACATACATCCACAGCGGGAATGAAAGACAGTGTACGctgctactactgtactactgtagtctactgctgCTGTTTTTGTGTCCGAATCACGTCAAATTAG
- the LOC127909542 gene encoding proline-rich protein 36-like isoform X9 has protein sequence MNKRTMWDSDIMDPKYHLHYPPVCLSFFLPLLSPVLSPSSSLSFFLSSPLSYLPPPLFLPLLSPVLSPSSSLSSSPLPCPISFLLSLFLPLLTPVLPPLFLSSSPLPCPISFLLSFFLPLLTPVLPPLFLSSSPLPCPISFLLSFFLSSPLSYLLPPLFLPLLSPVLSPSSSLSFFLSSPLSYLLPPLFLPLLSPVLSPSSSLSFFLSSPLSYLLPPLFLSSSPRPCPISFLLSFFLSSPLSYLLPPLFLPLLAPVLSPSSSLSSSPRPCPISFLLSFFLTSPLSYLLPPLFLPHLAPVLSPSSSLSSSPRPCPISFLLSFFLSSPLSYLLPPFSFFLSSPLSYLLPPFFLPLLAPVLSPSSFLFLPLLAPVLSPSSSLSPFPPFSPPPSRFPSRPEQHALLWLVKRNQVRCFSEVWSPSTSYCVVNSVSRHTSTAGMKDSVRCYYCTTVVYCCCFCVRITSN, from the exons AT GAACAAGAGGACGATGTGGGACTCTGACATCATGGATCCAAAATATCatctccactaccctcctgtctgtctttctttctttcttcctctcctctcccctgtcctgtctccttcctcctctctctctttcttcctctcctcgcccctgtcctatctccctcctcctctctttcttcctctcctctcccctgtcctatctccttcctcctctctttcttcctctcctctcccctgtcctatctccttcctcctctctctctttcttcctctcctcacccctgtccttcctcctctctttctttcttcctctcctctc ccctgtcctatctccttcctcctctctttctttcttcctctcctcacccctgtccttcctcctctctttctttcttcctctcctctcccctgtcctatctccttcctcctctctttcttcctctcctctcccctgtcctatctccttcctcctctctttcttcctctcctctcccctgtcctatctccttcctcctctctttctttcttcctctcctctcccctgtcctatctccttcctcctctctttcttcctctcctctcccctgtcctatctccttcctcctctctttctttcttcctctcctctcccctgtcctatctccttcctcctctctttctttcttcctcacCTCGCCCCTGTCctatctccttcctcctctctttcttcctctcctcgcccctgtcctatctccttcctcctctctttcttcctctc CTCGCCCCTGTCctatctccttcctcctctctttcttcctctcctcgcccctgtcctatctccttcctcctctctttcttcctcaccTCGCCCCTGTCctatctccttcctcctctctttcttcctcac cTCGCCCCTGTCctatctccttcctcctctctttcttcctctcctcgcccctgtcctatctccttcctcctctctttcttcctctcctcgcccctgtcctatctccttcctcctttctctttcttcctctcctcgcccctgtcctatctccttcctcctttctttcttcctctcctcgcccctgtcctgtctccttcctcctttctctttcttcctctcctcgcccctgtcctatctccttcctcctctctctctcccttccccccattctccccccctccctctcgctttcCCTCTCGTCCTGAACAGCACGCCTTGCTGTGGCTGGTCAAACGGAACCAAGTCAGGTGTTTCAGTGAGGTTTGGTCCCCTTCAACCAGCTACTGCGTCGTGAACTCAGTCAGCAGACATACATCCACAGCGGGAATGAAAGACAGTGTACGctgctactactgtactactgtagtctactgctgCTGTTTTTGTGTCCGAATCACGTCAAATTAG
- the LOC127909542 gene encoding proline-rich protein 36-like isoform X3 has translation MNKRTMWDSDIMDPKYHLHYPPVCLSFFLPLLSPVLSPSSSLSFFLSSPLSYLPPPLFLPLLSPVLSPSSSLSSSPLPCPISFLLSLFLPLLTPVLPPLFLSSSPLPCPISFLLSFFLPLLTPVLPPLFLSSSPLPCPISFLLSFFLSSPLSYLLPPLFLPLLSPVLSPSSSLSFFLSSPLSYLLPPLFLPLLAPVLSPSSSLSSSPRPCPISFLLSFFLSSPLSYLLPPLFLSSSPRPCPISFLLSFFLSSPLSYLLPPLFLPHLAPVLSPSSSLSSSPRPCPISLLLSFFLSSPLSYLLPPLFLPHLAPVLSPSSSLSSSPRPCPISFLLSFFLSSPLSYLLPPFSFFLSSPLSYLLPPFFLPLLAPVLSPSSFLFLPLLAPVLSPSSSLSPFPPFSPPPSRFPSRPEQHALLWLVKRNQVRCFSEVWSPSTSYCVVNSVSRHTSTAGMKDSVRCYYCTTVVYCCCFCVRITSN, from the exons AT GAACAAGAGGACGATGTGGGACTCTGACATCATGGATCCAAAATATCatctccactaccctcctgtctgtctttctttctttcttcctctcctctcccctgtcctgtctccttcctcctctctctctttcttcctctcctcgcccctgtcctatctccctcctcctctctttcttcctctcctctcccctgtcctatctccttcctcctctctttcttcctctcctctcccctgtcctatctccttcctcctctctctctttcttcctctcctcacccctgtccttcctcctctctttctttcttcctctcctctc ccctgtcctatctccttcctcctctctttctttcttcctctcctcacccctgtccttcctcctctctttctttcttcctctcctctcccctgtcctatctccttcctcctctctttcttcctctcctctcccctgtcctatctccttcctcctctctttcttcctctcctctcccctgtcctatctccttcctcctctctttctttcttcctctcctctcccctgtcctatctccttcctcctctctttcttcctctc CTCGCCCCTGTCctatctccttcctcctctctttcttcctctcctcgcccctgtcctatctccttcctcctctctttcttcctctcctctcccctgtcctatctccttcctcctctctttctttcttcctcacCTCGCCCCTGTCctatctccttcctcctctctttcttcctctcctcgcccctgtcctatctccttcctcctctctttcttcctcaccTCGCCCCTGTCctatctccttcctcctctctttcttcctcaccTCGCCCCTGTcctatctccctcctcctctctttcttcctctcctcgcccctgtcctatctccttcctcctctctttcttcctcaccTCGCCCCTGTCctatctccttcctcctctctttcttcctctcctcgcccctgtcctatctccttcctcctctctttcttcctctcctcgcccctgtcctatctccttcctcctttctctttcttcctctcctcgcccctgtcctatctccttcctcctttctttcttcctctcctcgcccctgtcctgtctccttcctcctttctctttcttcctctcctcgcccctgtcctatctccttcctcctctctctctcccttccccccattctccccccctccctctcgctttcCCTCTCGTCCTGAACAGCACGCCTTGCTGTGGCTGGTCAAACGGAACCAAGTCAGGTGTTTCAGTGAGGTTTGGTCCCCTTCAACCAGCTACTGCGTCGTGAACTCAGTCAGCAGACATACATCCACAGCGGGAATGAAAGACAGTGTACGctgctactactgtactactgtagtctactgctgCTGTTTTTGTGTCCGAATCACGTCAAATTAG
- the LOC127909542 gene encoding helicase SRCAP-like isoform X41 → MNKRTMWDSDIMDPKYHLHYPPVCLSFFLPLLSPVLSPSSSLSFFLSSPLSYLPPPLFLPLLSPVLSPSSSLSSSPLPCPISFLLSLFLPLLTPVLPPLFLSSSPLPCPISFLLSFFLPLLTPVLPPLFLSSSPLPCPISFLLSFFLSSPLSYLLPPLFLPLLAPVLSPSSSLSSSPRPCPISFLLSFFLSSPLSYLLPPFSFFLSSPLSYLLPPFFLPLLAPVLSPSSFLFLPLLAPVLSPSSSLSPFPPFSPPPSRFPSRPEQHALLWLVKRNQVRCFSEVWSPSTSYCVVNSVSRHTSTAGMKDSVRCYYCTTVVYCCCFCVRITSN, encoded by the exons AT GAACAAGAGGACGATGTGGGACTCTGACATCATGGATCCAAAATATCatctccactaccctcctgtctgtctttctttctttcttcctctcctctcccctgtcctgtctccttcctcctctctctctttcttcctctcctcgcccctgtcctatctccctcctcctctctttcttcctctcctctcccctgtcctatctccttcctcctctctttcttcctctcctctcccctgtcctatctccttcctcctctctctctttcttcctctcctcacccctgtccttcctcctctctttctttcttcctctcctctc ccctgtcctatctccttcctcctctctttctttcttcctctcctcacccctgtccttcctcctctctttctttcttcctctcctctcccctgtcctatctccttcctcctctctttcttcctctcctctcccctgtcctatctccttcctcctctctttcttcctctc cTCGCCCCTGTCctatctccttcctcctctctttcttcctctcctcgcccctgtcctatctccttcctcctctctttcttcctctcctcgcccctgtcctatctccttcctcctttctctttcttcctctcctcgcccctgtcctatctccttcctcctttctttcttcctctcctcgcccctgtcctgtctccttcctcctttctctttcttcctctcctcgcccctgtcctatctccttcctcctctctctctcccttccccccattctccccccctccctctcgctttcCCTCTCGTCCTGAACAGCACGCCTTGCTGTGGCTGGTCAAACGGAACCAAGTCAGGTGTTTCAGTGAGGTTTGGTCCCCTTCAACCAGCTACTGCGTCGTGAACTCAGTCAGCAGACATACATCCACAGCGGGAATGAAAGACAGTGTACGctgctactactgtactactgtagtctactgctgCTGTTTTTGTGTCCGAATCACGTCAAATTAG